A stretch of the Polaribacter pacificus genome encodes the following:
- a CDS encoding patatin-like phospholipase family protein, which yields MKKALVISGGGSKGAFAGGVAQFLMEEKKHQYDLFLGTSTGSLMVSHLALGQLEALKTLYTSVNQKSIFSNNPFFIKKVHGEKVISINHLNILWNFINGRKTFGESKNLRKLIKDNITREMFEQIKAEGKEVVITVSNLSTNKVEYKALSECKYSDFCDWVWASCNYLPFMSLLEKDYCQYGDGGFGCLIPIREAILRGATEVDAIILETEVTQLNRLSPKNAFSLLFDVFEFMLEHVERHNITIGKLSAKQNNVKLNLYYTPTVLTTNSLIFDQKLMKEWWAAGYAYAESKEEETTNEFRTNMV from the coding sequence ATGAAAAAAGCATTGGTGATTTCTGGAGGAGGTAGCAAAGGAGCATTTGCGGGAGGTGTAGCTCAATTTTTAATGGAAGAAAAGAAGCATCAATATGATTTATTCTTAGGGACTTCTACAGGAAGTTTGATGGTTTCTCATCTTGCCTTAGGTCAATTAGAAGCCTTAAAAACGCTCTATACTTCTGTCAATCAAAAATCGATTTTTAGCAATAATCCCTTTTTTATTAAAAAAGTTCATGGAGAAAAAGTAATTTCTATCAATCACTTAAACATCTTATGGAACTTTATCAATGGACGAAAAACCTTTGGAGAAAGTAAAAATTTGCGAAAACTGATTAAAGATAATATCACTAGAGAAATGTTTGAGCAGATTAAAGCAGAAGGAAAAGAAGTTGTAATTACTGTGTCTAATTTATCGACCAACAAGGTTGAGTACAAGGCTTTAAGTGAGTGTAAGTATTCTGATTTCTGTGATTGGGTCTGGGCTTCTTGTAATTATTTGCCTTTTATGAGTTTATTAGAAAAGGACTATTGTCAGTATGGTGATGGAGGTTTTGGTTGTTTAATACCTATTAGAGAAGCTATTTTAAGAGGTGCTACAGAGGTGGATGCCATCATTTTAGAAACAGAAGTTACTCAGTTAAATAGGTTGAGTCCTAAAAATGCATTTTCATTATTGTTTGATGTGTTTGAGTTTATGCTAGAGCATGTAGAACGTCATAATATCACTATCGGTAAACTTTCTGCAAAGCAGAATAACGTTAAGCTCAACTTGTATTACACCCCGACGGTCTTAACTACGAACTCTTTGATTTTTGATCAAAAACTTATGAAAGAGTGGTGGGCAGCTGGTTATGCTTATGCCGAATCAAAAGAAGAAGAGACTACTAATGAGTTTAGAACTAATATGGTGTAA
- a CDS encoding RNA polymerase sigma factor, whose translation MNQSDFLNSVLPFKNKVFRLAKRLLVSSEEAEDATQELYFKLWKNKEKLSEYKNVEAFAMTMTKNYCYDRLKSKQASNLTLVHSNYKENDTALEKKLEYQDSVSQVHRLIEKLPEQQKLVIQLRDIEQYDYEEIGKMLDLKPTAVRVALSRARKTIREELIKQHNYGII comes from the coding sequence ATGAACCAGTCAGATTTTTTAAATTCTGTATTACCGTTTAAGAACAAGGTCTTTCGTTTAGCAAAACGTTTGTTGGTCTCTTCTGAAGAAGCAGAAGATGCCACTCAAGAGTTGTATTTTAAGTTGTGGAAGAACAAAGAGAAACTGTCAGAGTATAAGAATGTAGAAGCTTTTGCAATGACCATGACAAAAAATTACTGTTATGATCGATTAAAATCAAAACAAGCATCTAATTTAACCCTGGTTCATAGTAATTATAAAGAAAATGATACGGCTTTAGAAAAAAAGTTAGAATATCAAGATAGTGTTAGCCAAGTACATAGGCTTATTGAAAAACTACCAGAACAACAAAAATTGGTCATCCAATTAAGAGACATTGAGCAATACGATTATGAAGAAATCGGCAAAATGTTAGATTTGAAGCCCACAGCTGTTCGAGTAGCCTTATCAAGAGCCAGAAAAACAATAAGAGAAGAACTAATAAAACAACACAATTATGGAATTATCTAA
- a CDS encoding DUF4252 domain-containing protein: protein MKKIIVLIALIIAPAVSFGQSMFDKLENMDNVSSVIVNKDAFQLLSKFKMEDNKSEEMEVFRMIQNLELFKVFRSEDASVANQMESMVNSAVKSMNLTQLMRVKDKDSKVRIYVKSGKNKDYVTEVLMYITGTGNSESVIMSLTGTIDINKLSDLADKFSKDSGVKVKVN from the coding sequence ATGAAAAAAATAATTGTATTAATAGCCTTAATCATTGCGCCAGCGGTAAGCTTTGGACAATCAATGTTTGATAAATTAGAAAATATGGACAACGTATCTTCTGTAATTGTAAATAAAGACGCTTTTCAGTTGTTGTCAAAATTTAAAATGGAAGACAATAAAAGTGAAGAGATGGAAGTCTTTAGGATGATTCAAAATCTAGAACTTTTTAAAGTGTTCAGATCAGAAGATGCCTCTGTAGCGAATCAAATGGAATCTATGGTTAACAGCGCTGTAAAGTCTATGAATCTTACGCAGTTAATGCGAGTAAAAGATAAAGATTCAAAAGTTCGTATCTATGTAAAATCTGGTAAGAACAAAGATTATGTAACAGAAGTTTTAATGTACATTACTGGTACTGGGAATTCAGAATCTGTGATTATGTCATTAACCGGAACCATTGATATTAATAAATTATCTGATTTAGCAGATAAGTTTAGCAAGGATAGTGGTGTAAAGGTTAAAGTGAACTAG
- a CDS encoding DUF4252 domain-containing protein — protein sequence MKKISITLLSFLLVFSLTSCNNESLQSYIVKSQEKKGFITFDLPASFLQLKSDNVSQETKDALASLKKINLVALPFQNNLEALELEKKTIEAILKQSSYKSLMRTKMKGIEVSLYYTGSEDAIDEVIAYGYKADQGVAVARILGDDMNPALIMKMMNDVRMNGDGLDLEKFNVLFSSINKK from the coding sequence ATGAAAAAAATATCAATTACCTTATTAAGTTTCCTTTTAGTCTTTTCTTTGACGTCTTGTAACAATGAATCTTTGCAAAGTTATATCGTAAAGAGTCAAGAGAAAAAAGGTTTTATCACTTTTGATTTACCTGCTAGTTTTCTACAGTTAAAATCAGATAATGTTTCTCAAGAAACTAAAGATGCCTTAGCGAGTTTAAAGAAAATAAATTTGGTGGCTTTGCCATTTCAGAATAATCTAGAGGCTTTAGAGTTAGAAAAGAAAACCATAGAAGCGATTTTAAAACAATCAAGCTATAAGAGCTTGATGAGAACCAAGATGAAAGGGATAGAAGTAAGTCTTTATTATACAGGTTCTGAAGATGCTATTGATGAAGTTATCGCTTACGGATACAAGGCAGATCAAGGGGTTGCTGTAGCTAGAATATTAGGAGACGATATGAATCCTGCTCTGATTATGAAAATGATGAATGATGTGCGTATGAATGGGGATGGTCTTGATTTAGAAAAATTCAACGTATTGTTTTCTTCGATAAATAAAAAGTAA
- a CDS encoding M1 family metallopeptidase, with protein MKFKIGFFLLAFCFVTTLFAQKQSDVYQAEKTKTHAIIHTKLKVDFNFEKKQLNGEEWITLQPYFYATDQVVLDAKAMIINQITLGSASLDYYYDGKEIRIELPRKYTRNEKFTLYIKYIARPEEVKQKGSNAIKQAKGLYFINADGLDKNKPTQIWTQGETEASSCWFPTIDSPNQKTSQEIYITVPNRFKTLSNGVLVSQTTQGDLRTDYWKFNQKHAPYLFFMGVGEYEVVQDRYKNIPVNYYVEKEFAPYAKDIFGKTPKMMAFFSKITGIDYPWSSYSQIVARDYVSGAMENTTAVIHGEQANQMPGQLIDENLQENTIAHELFHHWFGNLVTAESWSNLTVNESFANYAEYLWREHEYGLVNADAHLVEDREAYFQGDNFDKELVRYYYTDKEDLFDAVSYNKGGSILHMLRNYLGDEAFYTGLNHYLTTNAYKSAEAHQLRLSFEAVTGKDLNWFFNQWYFGSGHPRIKVSYDYNTLEKRVTVNIRQIDEVFQFPLSIDIIEDGKRKTHQVFVSKGDASFNYVYDKVPELILVNADGVLLADFIETKTLKNYINQFKYARFYGDKKEALLAISKKQEEKEAFKLVAEALKDPFYKIRVLALQNIDLINKNAKGDVIDKITSLATSDPSTLVQAAAIETLGKLTDPVYMQIFNTALKSKSFSVLGNALVSTYYLDKDRAVKISKSLPDEVRKIIATPLTRIYIEEKDDSELDFIAKNVLAGMFLNTNTRVQSLYKQAYEKIAKSNNSKAIANLVDDMVVKGKQYQSFGFDTVVINLMRQMVDFQKEGNYPNAIKNIELIRAGLGRLLQ; from the coding sequence ATGAAATTTAAAATAGGATTTTTTTTACTGGCATTCTGTTTTGTGACCACTCTTTTTGCGCAAAAGCAGTCGGATGTTTACCAAGCAGAAAAAACCAAAACACATGCAATTATACATACCAAACTAAAAGTTGATTTCAATTTTGAAAAGAAACAGCTTAACGGTGAAGAATGGATAACCTTGCAGCCCTATTTTTATGCAACAGATCAGGTTGTTTTGGATGCGAAAGCCATGATTATTAATCAAATTACCTTAGGAAGCGCTAGCTTAGATTATTATTATGACGGTAAGGAAATTCGTATAGAATTACCGAGAAAGTATACTAGGAATGAAAAATTCACACTCTATATTAAGTACATTGCAAGACCAGAAGAGGTAAAGCAAAAAGGAAGCAATGCTATTAAGCAGGCTAAAGGATTGTATTTTATCAATGCAGATGGACTGGATAAAAATAAGCCAACTCAAATATGGACGCAGGGAGAGACAGAGGCAAGCAGCTGTTGGTTTCCTACTATAGATTCGCCAAATCAAAAAACATCTCAAGAAATCTACATTACAGTACCGAATAGGTTTAAGACCTTATCAAATGGAGTTTTAGTAAGTCAAACTACACAGGGAGATTTGCGAACGGATTATTGGAAATTTAATCAAAAACACGCGCCTTATTTGTTTTTTATGGGTGTGGGTGAATATGAGGTTGTGCAGGATCGCTATAAAAACATTCCTGTAAACTATTATGTAGAAAAAGAGTTTGCTCCTTATGCTAAGGATATTTTTGGAAAGACCCCTAAAATGATGGCTTTCTTTTCAAAAATAACAGGAATTGACTACCCGTGGAGCTCTTATAGTCAAATTGTAGCGAGAGATTATGTAAGTGGAGCAATGGAGAATACCACGGCTGTAATTCACGGCGAGCAAGCCAATCAGATGCCAGGACAGTTGATAGATGAAAATCTTCAAGAGAATACGATTGCCCACGAGTTGTTTCATCATTGGTTTGGTAACTTGGTAACGGCAGAAAGTTGGAGTAATCTAACTGTAAATGAGTCTTTTGCCAATTATGCAGAATATTTATGGAGAGAACATGAGTACGGTCTTGTAAATGCTGATGCGCATTTGGTAGAAGATCGAGAAGCTTATTTTCAAGGAGATAATTTTGATAAAGAATTGGTTCGTTATTATTATACAGATAAAGAAGATCTTTTTGATGCAGTGAGTTATAATAAAGGAGGATCAATCTTGCATATGCTTAGAAATTACTTAGGAGATGAAGCTTTTTATACTGGGCTAAACCATTATTTAACTACGAATGCTTACAAGAGTGCAGAAGCTCATCAATTGCGTCTGTCTTTTGAAGCGGTAACAGGAAAGGATTTAAATTGGTTTTTTAATCAATGGTATTTTGGTTCTGGGCATCCGAGGATCAAAGTAAGTTATGATTATAATACCTTAGAGAAAAGAGTAACTGTAAACATTAGACAGATTGATGAGGTGTTTCAGTTCCCCTTGAGTATTGATATCATAGAAGATGGTAAGCGAAAAACACATCAAGTATTTGTAAGTAAGGGAGATGCTTCATTTAACTATGTCTATGACAAGGTGCCTGAGCTTATCTTAGTTAATGCTGATGGTGTTCTGTTGGCTGATTTTATAGAGACTAAAACGCTAAAAAACTACATCAATCAGTTTAAGTACGCTCGATTTTACGGAGATAAAAAAGAAGCACTACTTGCCATTTCTAAAAAGCAAGAAGAAAAGGAAGCTTTTAAGCTTGTAGCTGAGGCTTTAAAAGATCCATTTTATAAAATTCGTGTCTTAGCATTGCAGAATATTGATTTGATCAATAAAAATGCAAAAGGAGATGTGATTGATAAAATTACTAGTTTGGCAACTTCAGATCCTAGTACTTTGGTACAGGCTGCAGCTATAGAAACTCTAGGGAAGCTAACAGACCCTGTCTATATGCAGATTTTTAATACGGCGTTAAAAAGTAAGTCTTTTAGTGTGTTGGGAAATGCATTGGTTTCAACCTATTATTTAGACAAGGATAGGGCTGTTAAAATTTCAAAATCCTTGCCAGATGAGGTGCGAAAGATTATTGCGACGCCTTTGACTAGAATTTACATAGAAGAGAAAGATGATTCTGAACTTGATTTTATTGCCAAGAACGTGCTTGCAGGTATGTTTTTAAATACCAATACTAGAGTACAGTCCTTGTATAAGCAAGCTTATGAAAAAATTGCCAAAAGCAATAATAGTAAGGCTATTGCTAATTTGGTTGATGATATGGTTGTTAAAGGAAAACAGTATCAATCCTTTGGATTTGACACAGTGGTTATAAATTTAATGCGACAGATGGTTGATTTTCAAAAAGAAGGCAACTATCCAAATGCAATAAAGAACATAGAGCTTATTAGAGCGGGCTTAGGCAGGTTGCTGCAATAA
- a CDS encoding helix-turn-helix domain-containing protein, with protein sequence MVNNKDFANRLKKVMEFHQLTATSFADQIAVQRSSISHILSGRNKPSLDFVLKVTANFKDVDIYWLLKGEGQFPALKKQSSTPTPTQQPFQSVSKTNSTETQKQIQRIVVFYEDGTFEEYLK encoded by the coding sequence ATGGTAAACAATAAAGATTTTGCAAACAGACTCAAAAAAGTGATGGAATTTCATCAATTGACAGCAACTTCTTTTGCTGATCAAATTGCCGTACAGCGATCGAGTATCTCACACATCTTATCAGGAAGAAATAAACCTAGTTTGGATTTTGTTTTAAAAGTAACAGCCAATTTTAAAGATGTAGATATCTACTGGTTATTAAAAGGAGAAGGACAGTTTCCTGCTTTAAAAAAACAAAGCAGCACTCCTACTCCAACTCAACAGCCTTTTCAGTCGGTTTCTAAAACAAACTCAACTGAAACTCAAAAACAAATACAAAGAATTGTTGTTTTTTATGAAGATGGCACTTTTGAAGAATATCTTAAATAA
- a CDS encoding M14 family zinc carboxypeptidase has protein sequence MHTLPVAFVETLFKQHKESSLFGRWIHAADLDPVLKKLASQTKVQQIGSSEDGLPIHSIKLGTGAKKILLWSQMHGNESTGTKALIDFIKSLLDATDPVIDAILKECTLLCIPMLNPDGALAYTRVNDRNVDLNRDAIDLKAKESKLLRGVLDDFNPVFCFNLHDQRTIFGVSGTQNPASISFLAPSEDIDRTLTKGRKETMNVIIAMNTLLQQIIPGHVGRYTDEFYPTATGDVFQQLGFNTVLIEAGHYPDDYERELVRKFNFFALLQGVFHIAMNQDFSKYEAYFEIPDNNKNFVDILEIDTEKGTKQAFQYVEEIVNGAFQLKKTPFEVADIDKIFAHQKKYRNN, from the coding sequence ATGCACACACTGCCAGTAGCTTTTGTTGAGACACTTTTTAAACAACACAAAGAATCAAGTCTTTTTGGAAGATGGATTCATGCTGCAGATTTAGATCCTGTTCTTAAAAAATTAGCTAGTCAGACTAAAGTGCAACAAATTGGAAGTTCAGAAGATGGGCTCCCTATTCACTCAATTAAACTAGGTACAGGTGCTAAAAAGATACTACTCTGGAGTCAGATGCATGGCAATGAAAGTACTGGAACCAAGGCTTTAATTGATTTTATAAAAAGCCTGCTCGATGCTACAGATCCAGTAATTGATGCTATTTTAAAGGAGTGTACCTTACTTTGTATCCCAATGCTTAATCCTGACGGAGCTCTAGCTTATACCCGTGTTAACGATAGGAATGTAGATTTAAATAGGGATGCAATTGATTTAAAAGCTAAAGAAAGTAAGTTGTTGAGAGGTGTGTTGGATGATTTTAATCCTGTTTTTTGTTTTAACCTACACGATCAGCGTACCATATTTGGAGTATCAGGTACTCAAAACCCTGCAAGCATCTCTTTTTTGGCACCTTCAGAAGATATTGATAGAACATTAACTAAAGGAAGAAAAGAAACTATGAATGTCATTATTGCGATGAATACCCTTTTGCAACAGATAATTCCAGGTCATGTGGGGCGCTATACAGATGAATTTTATCCAACTGCTACCGGAGATGTTTTTCAACAACTAGGATTTAATACTGTATTGATAGAAGCGGGGCATTACCCAGACGATTATGAGCGAGAACTTGTTCGTAAGTTTAATTTTTTTGCACTACTACAGGGAGTGTTTCATATTGCGATGAATCAAGATTTTTCTAAGTATGAGGCCTATTTTGAGATCCCTGACAACAATAAGAATTTTGTTGATATCTTAGAGATTGATACTGAGAAAGGTACCAAACAGGCGTTTCAATATGTAGAGGAGATTGTCAATGGTGCTTTTCAGTTAAAAAAGACCCCATTTGAGGTAGCGGATATTGATAAAATCTTTGCACATCAAAAAAAATACAGAAATAATTGA
- a CDS encoding Lrp/AsnC family transcriptional regulator, whose translation MKKFLLDEIDHQILDVLIENARTPFTDIAKKLLVSAGTIHVRVKKMEDEGIIQGSTLTLNYEKMGYSFIAHVGVFLEKTNMTQSVIEALKEIPNVTVAFVTAGKYNIFCKVRAKDTNNAKDIIYMIDDIHGVSRTETMISLEESINDKKRMMHAIFKEL comes from the coding sequence ATGAAAAAATTTCTTTTAGACGAGATTGACCATCAAATCTTAGATGTCCTTATCGAAAATGCTAGAACACCCTTTACTGATATTGCTAAAAAATTATTAGTTTCTGCAGGAACCATACATGTTCGTGTTAAAAAAATGGAAGACGAAGGCATTATTCAAGGATCCACTCTAACATTGAACTATGAAAAAATGGGCTATTCGTTTATTGCACATGTGGGTGTGTTTTTAGAAAAAACCAACATGACTCAAAGTGTAATAGAGGCTTTGAAAGAAATTCCGAATGTAACCGTTGCTTTTGTAACAGCAGGTAAATACAATATCTTTTGCAAGGTTAGAGCTAAAGACACTAACAACGCCAAAGACATTATATATATGATTGATGATATTCATGGTGTAAGTCGTACAGAAACCATGATTTCTTTAGAGGAGAGTATCAATGATAAAAAAAGAATGATGCATGCAATTTTTAAAGAATTGTAA
- a CDS encoding alpha-ketoacid dehydrogenase subunit alpha/beta codes for MLNPIVYPKTKLPKETLLQLYQSMLKPRMIEEKMLILLRQGKISKWFSGIGQEAIAVGVTLALEQDEYILPMHRNLGVFTSREIPLYRLFSQWQGKANGFTKGRDRSFHFGTQEYRIVGMISHLGPQLGIADGIALAHRLRNESKVCAVFTGEGGSSEGDFHEALNVASVWKLPVLFCVENNGYGLSTPTSEQFNCENIADKGIGYGMESHIIDGNNILEVYTKITELTKSMRENPRPVLVEFKTFRMRGHEEASGTKYVPQDLMDAWSLKDPLENFKQYLEKNKILDSKIDNEFKASIAEEINSHLQQAFDEEQIVVNEQTELNDVFKAFTPEIVSPTGASKSIRLIDAVSEGLRQSMEKYDNLVIMGQDVAEYGGVFKITDGFLAQFGKGRVRNTPICESAIVSAAYGLSVNKMKAVVEMQFADFVSTGFNPIVNLLAKSHYRWNEPADVVVRMPCGAGVAAGPFHSQTNEAWFTKTPGLKVVYPAFPADAKGLLATAIDDPNPVLFFEHKALYRSVYQEVPENYYSIPFGKASLIEEGQAITIISYGAGVHWALEVLKNNPDISADLIDLRTLQPLDKAAIFSSVKKTGRAIILQEDSLFGGIASDISALISEHCFSYLDAPVQRVASLETPIPFIGQLEQQYLAKNKFEESLKQLLAY; via the coding sequence ATGTTAAACCCAATCGTATACCCAAAGACCAAACTACCTAAAGAAACTTTATTGCAGTTGTATCAATCCATGCTAAAGCCACGGATGATAGAAGAGAAGATGCTTATTTTGCTTAGGCAGGGAAAAATTTCAAAATGGTTTTCAGGGATCGGACAAGAAGCTATTGCTGTGGGTGTAACTTTAGCTCTAGAGCAAGATGAGTATATTTTGCCGATGCATAGAAATTTAGGTGTTTTTACCAGTAGAGAAATTCCACTCTATCGCTTATTTTCTCAATGGCAGGGAAAGGCAAACGGTTTTACCAAAGGGAGAGACCGCAGTTTTCATTTTGGTACTCAAGAGTATCGTATTGTGGGGATGATTTCTCATTTAGGCCCACAATTGGGTATAGCAGACGGAATCGCATTGGCGCATCGACTTAGAAATGAGTCTAAAGTTTGTGCTGTGTTTACAGGTGAGGGCGGGTCTAGTGAAGGTGATTTCCATGAAGCACTCAATGTTGCCTCTGTATGGAAGTTACCAGTCTTGTTTTGTGTTGAGAATAACGGTTATGGTTTGTCTACACCTACTTCCGAGCAATTTAATTGCGAAAACATTGCTGATAAAGGAATAGGCTATGGTATGGAAAGCCATATTATTGATGGAAATAACATTTTAGAAGTTTATACTAAAATTACTGAACTCACCAAAAGCATGAGAGAAAATCCTCGTCCTGTCTTGGTAGAGTTTAAAACCTTTAGAATGAGAGGGCATGAAGAGGCTAGTGGGACCAAATATGTTCCTCAAGATTTAATGGATGCTTGGTCATTAAAAGATCCTTTAGAAAACTTTAAGCAGTATCTAGAGAAAAACAAGATTTTAGATTCAAAAATAGACAATGAGTTTAAAGCTTCAATTGCTGAAGAAATCAACAGTCACCTGCAACAAGCATTTGATGAAGAGCAGATTGTTGTAAATGAACAAACAGAGCTTAACGATGTTTTTAAAGCCTTTACACCTGAGATCGTATCACCGACAGGAGCAAGCAAGTCTATCCGGTTAATAGACGCAGTTTCAGAAGGTTTAAGACAGTCTATGGAGAAATACGATAACTTAGTTATCATGGGCCAAGATGTTGCTGAATATGGCGGTGTATTTAAAATTACAGATGGATTTTTAGCGCAGTTTGGTAAAGGACGTGTTCGAAACACGCCTATTTGTGAAAGTGCCATCGTATCAGCAGCCTACGGTTTGTCTGTGAATAAAATGAAAGCCGTTGTAGAGATGCAGTTTGCAGATTTTGTATCGACAGGATTTAACCCGATTGTAAACTTGTTGGCAAAATCTCATTATCGCTGGAACGAGCCTGCTGATGTTGTGGTAAGAATGCCATGTGGAGCAGGAGTTGCTGCAGGGCCATTTCACAGCCAAACAAATGAAGCCTGGTTTACCAAAACTCCAGGGTTAAAAGTAGTATATCCTGCTTTTCCAGCTGATGCAAAAGGCTTATTAGCTACTGCAATAGATGATCCAAACCCAGTGCTGTTCTTTGAGCATAAAGCTTTGTATAGATCCGTATATCAGGAAGTTCCTGAGAACTACTACAGTATTCCTTTTGGTAAAGCATCGCTAATAGAAGAAGGTCAAGCGATAACAATTATCAGTTATGGAGCAGGTGTTCACTGGGCTTTAGAAGTACTTAAAAACAACCCAGACATCTCTGCAGATTTAATAGATCTAAGAACCTTGCAACCTTTAGATAAAGCAGCAATTTTTAGCTCTGTTAAGAAAACAGGAAGAGCAATCATTTTGCAAGAGGACAGTCTTTTTGGAGGAATTGCCAGTGATATTTCGGCCTTAATTTCTGAGCATTGTTTTTCTTACTTAGATGCACCTGTACAGCGTGTTGCAAGCCTTGAAACACCTATTCCATTTATAGGTCAATTAGAACAACAGTACTTGGCTAAAAACAAATTTGAAGAGTCTTTAAAGCAATTACTAGCCTATTAA
- a CDS encoding multidrug effflux MFS transporter, with protein sequence MQQKNQSRLEFIALMASLMSIVALSIDALLPALNQIGLAVGIEDARDNQLLITMIFLGLGIGQLIFGPISDSLGRKPVIYMGFGLFIIASFICVAATSIEMMVVGRILQGIGLSAPRTISIAMVRDSFSGDYMAKIMSFIVVIFILVPVVAPAIGKLVLDAYGWKAIFYSQLFFGAAIMVWLWKRQPETLHKEHRKKFTLSLFVDGAKEFIKFRQAIIFTLVSGFITGSFMVYLSASQHIFQTQYHLVEEFPYIFAALAVSVGLATFLNGTFVMRFGMLRLVTVFIISFTLLPIFYVLFFYNSPNPSIGVLLLFFGLQFFSLGFLFGNLRALAMQPVGHIAGVGSAINGFVSTIMAVPIASYIGSQVKDTALPLFMGFAVCGLIAIALLLALKKEKKTA encoded by the coding sequence ATGCAACAAAAAAATCAGTCTAGACTAGAGTTTATTGCCCTGATGGCCTCACTCATGTCTATTGTCGCTCTTTCTATAGATGCCTTATTACCCGCTTTAAATCAAATTGGACTTGCCGTTGGGATAGAAGATGCCAGAGACAATCAATTGCTTATTACCATGATCTTTTTAGGATTGGGAATAGGTCAATTAATTTTTGGACCAATCTCAGATAGCTTAGGTAGAAAACCTGTCATTTATATGGGCTTTGGTCTTTTTATTATTGCTAGTTTTATTTGTGTTGCCGCTACCAGTATAGAAATGATGGTTGTGGGAAGGATTCTACAAGGTATTGGTTTATCTGCCCCTAGAACCATTAGTATTGCTATGGTTAGAGATAGTTTTAGTGGGGATTATATGGCCAAGATTATGTCTTTTATTGTGGTGATTTTTATTTTAGTACCCGTGGTTGCACCTGCCATAGGGAAACTGGTTTTAGATGCCTACGGCTGGAAGGCAATTTTTTACAGTCAGTTGTTTTTTGGCGCTGCGATTATGGTTTGGCTCTGGAAACGTCAACCTGAAACCCTGCACAAAGAGCATCGGAAAAAATTTACACTTTCTTTATTTGTAGATGGCGCTAAAGAATTTATAAAATTTAGACAGGCCATTATATTTACACTAGTTTCTGGTTTTATTACAGGGTCTTTTATGGTGTATCTTAGTGCTTCTCAGCATATTTTTCAGACGCAATATCACCTGGTAGAAGAGTTTCCATACATTTTTGCTGCTTTAGCAGTCTCTGTTGGATTGGCTACTTTTTTAAATGGAACCTTTGTAATGCGCTTTGGAATGCTGCGTTTGGTAACTGTTTTTATCATCAGTTTTACCTTATTGCCAATATTTTATGTGCTGTTTTTCTACAACAGTCCAAACCCAAGTATTGGTGTCTTACTGCTCTTTTTTGGTCTGCAATTCTTTTCACTGGGTTTTCTTTTCGGAAACCTAAGAGCGCTGGCAATGCAGCCCGTAGGTCATATTGCGGGTGTAGGTTCTGCAATCAACGGATTTGTTTCAACCATAATGGCTGTTCCGATCGCATCGTATATTGGAAGCCAAGTTAAAGATACTGCCCTACCTCTGTTTATGGGTTTTGCAGTTTGTGGTTTAATTGCAATTGCACTCTTACTCGCTTTAAAAAAAGAAAAGAAAACAGCCTAA
- a CDS encoding class I SAM-dependent methyltransferase gives MDLVKLQESIAGVDIYLLDQILKKRYQENAVLLDAGCGQGRNLRWFYQNDYTVFGVDHSEKAIAAVKENYPAQAANFSVQALDALSFSDASFDHVISSAVLHFAQNKIHFLHMFSELIRVLKPGGSLFIRMASIQGLEKLVKSQGNGVYAIPDGSFRFLLDQDLLKTVMSRFSITALEPLKTVNVANLRAMSTLVFQKNNEEKDL, from the coding sequence ATGGATTTGGTAAAACTTCAAGAATCAATCGCTGGTGTCGATATTTATCTGCTTGATCAGATTTTAAAAAAGCGCTACCAGGAGAATGCTGTACTACTAGACGCAGGCTGTGGTCAAGGTCGAAATTTGCGTTGGTTTTATCAAAATGATTATACCGTATTTGGGGTAGATCATTCAGAAAAAGCCATAGCAGCTGTCAAAGAAAATTATCCTGCGCAAGCAGCTAATTTTTCTGTTCAAGCACTAGATGCCTTGTCGTTTTCTGATGCATCCTTTGATCATGTCATTAGCAGTGCTGTATTGCATTTTGCTCAAAATAAGATTCATTTTTTACATATGTTTTCAGAATTGATTCGTGTGCTTAAACCTGGGGGAAGCCTATTTATTCGGATGGCTTCTATTCAAGGCTTAGAAAAACTTGTAAAATCTCAAGGGAATGGCGTTTATGCAATTCCAGATGGCAGTTTTAGGTTTTTGCTAGATCAAGATCTTTTAAAAACTGTCATGTCTCGTTTTTCAATCACAGCATTAGAACCTTTAAAAACAGTAAATGTGGCAAATTTGCGCGCAATGAGTACCTTGGTATTTCAAAAGAACAATGAAGAAAAAGACCTGTAA